The Mycobacterium seoulense genome has a window encoding:
- a CDS encoding polyribonucleotide nucleotidyltransferase — protein sequence MSVAEIEEGVFEATATIDNGSFGTRTIRFETGRLAQQAAGAVVAYLDDENMLLSATTASKSPKEHFDFFPLTIDVEERMYAAGRIPGSFFRREGRPSTDAILTCRLIDRPLRPSFVSGLRNEIQVVVTILSLDPNDLYDVLAINAASASTQISGLPFSGPVGGVRVALIDGTWVAFPTVEQLERAVFDMVVAGRIVGEHDGKADVAIMMVEAEATENVIELVEGGAQAPTESVVAEGLEAAKPFIAALCTAQQELADAAAKPTGDYPVFPEYGEDVYYSVASVATDELSKALTIGGKAERDQRTDELKAEVAQRLAETYEGREKEVSAAFRSLTKKLVRQRILTDHFRIDGRGITDIRALSAEVAVVPRAHGSALFERGETQILGVTTLDMVKMAQQIDSLGPETSKRYMHHYNFPPFSTGETGRVGSPKRREIGHGALAERALIPVLPSVEEFPYAIRQVSEALGSNGSTSMGSVCASTLALLNAGVPLKAPVAGIAMGLVSDDVEADGKTERRFVTLTDILGAEDAFGDMDFKCAGTKDFVTALQLDTKLDGIPSQVLAGALAQAKDARLTILEVMAEAIDAPDEMSPYAPRVTTIKVPVDKIGEVIGPKGKVINAITEETGAQISIEDDGTVFVGATDGPSAQAAIDRINAIANPQLPTVGERFLGTVVKTTDFGAFVSLLPGRDGLVHISKLGKGKRIAKVEDVVNVGDKLRVEIADIDKRGKISLVLVEEDGPAPADAPAEAGAPQEAAPADAAS from the coding sequence ATGTCTGTCGCTGAAATTGAAGAAGGCGTGTTCGAGGCAACCGCCACCATCGACAACGGGAGCTTTGGCACCCGCACCATCCGCTTCGAGACCGGCCGGTTGGCCCAGCAGGCCGCCGGCGCCGTCGTCGCCTACCTCGACGACGAGAACATGCTGTTGTCGGCGACCACCGCCAGCAAGAGCCCCAAGGAGCACTTCGACTTCTTCCCGCTGACCATCGACGTCGAGGAGCGGATGTACGCCGCGGGCCGCATCCCCGGTTCGTTCTTCCGCCGTGAGGGCCGGCCCTCCACCGACGCCATCCTGACCTGCCGGCTGATCGACCGCCCGCTGCGGCCGTCGTTCGTCAGTGGGCTGCGCAACGAAATTCAGGTCGTCGTGACGATCCTGAGCCTGGACCCCAACGACCTGTACGACGTGCTGGCGATCAACGCCGCGTCGGCGTCCACCCAGATCTCCGGGCTGCCGTTCTCCGGCCCCGTCGGGGGCGTGCGGGTCGCGCTGATCGACGGCACCTGGGTCGCGTTCCCCACGGTCGAGCAGCTCGAGCGCGCCGTGTTCGACATGGTCGTGGCCGGCCGGATCGTCGGCGAACATGACGGCAAGGCTGACGTCGCCATCATGATGGTCGAGGCCGAGGCCACCGAAAACGTCATCGAGCTGGTCGAGGGCGGCGCCCAGGCGCCGACGGAAAGCGTCGTCGCCGAGGGCCTGGAGGCGGCCAAGCCGTTCATCGCCGCGCTGTGCACCGCCCAGCAGGAGCTGGCCGACGCGGCCGCCAAGCCCACCGGCGACTACCCCGTCTTCCCCGAGTACGGCGAGGACGTCTACTACTCGGTGGCCTCGGTGGCCACCGACGAGCTGTCCAAGGCGCTGACCATCGGCGGCAAGGCCGAGCGCGACCAGCGCACCGACGAGCTCAAGGCCGAGGTGGCCCAGCGGCTCGCCGAGACCTACGAGGGCCGGGAGAAGGAGGTCAGCGCCGCGTTCCGCTCGCTGACCAAGAAGCTGGTCCGCCAGCGCATCCTCACCGACCACTTCCGCATCGACGGCCGGGGCATCACCGACATCCGCGCGCTGAGCGCCGAGGTGGCCGTGGTGCCGCGGGCGCACGGCAGCGCGCTGTTCGAGCGCGGCGAAACCCAGATCCTGGGCGTGACGACGCTGGACATGGTCAAGATGGCCCAGCAGATCGACTCGCTGGGACCGGAAACCTCCAAGCGCTACATGCACCACTACAACTTCCCGCCGTTCTCCACCGGCGAGACCGGGCGCGTCGGCTCGCCCAAGCGGCGCGAGATCGGGCACGGCGCCCTCGCCGAGCGGGCCCTGATCCCGGTGCTGCCCAGCGTCGAGGAGTTCCCCTACGCCATCCGCCAGGTGTCCGAGGCGCTGGGCTCCAACGGCTCGACCTCGATGGGGTCGGTCTGCGCGTCCACGCTGGCGCTGCTCAACGCCGGCGTGCCGCTCAAGGCGCCGGTCGCCGGCATCGCGATGGGGCTGGTGTCCGACGACGTCGAGGCCGACGGCAAGACCGAGCGGCGCTTCGTCACGCTGACCGACATCCTGGGCGCCGAGGACGCGTTCGGCGACATGGACTTCAAGTGCGCCGGCACCAAGGACTTCGTCACCGCGCTGCAGCTGGACACCAAGCTCGACGGAATCCCGTCACAGGTGCTGGCGGGTGCGCTGGCGCAGGCCAAGGACGCGCGCCTGACCATCCTCGAGGTGATGGCCGAGGCCATCGACGCACCCGACGAGATGAGCCCCTACGCGCCGCGGGTGACCACCATCAAGGTCCCGGTGGACAAGATCGGCGAGGTGATCGGCCCCAAGGGCAAGGTCATCAACGCCATCACCGAGGAGACCGGCGCGCAGATCTCCATCGAGGACGACGGCACCGTGTTCGTGGGCGCCACCGACGGTCCCTCCGCGCAGGCCGCGATCGACCGGATCAACGCGATCGCCAACCCGCAGCTGCCGACCGTGGGCGAGCGCTTCCTCGGAACCGTGGTCAAGACCACCGATTTCGGCGCCTTCGTGTCGCTGCTGCCGGGACGCGACGGCCTGGTCCACATCTCCAAGCTCGGCAAGGGCAAGCGCATCGCGAAGGTCGAGGACGTCGTGAACGTCGGCGACAAACTGCGGGTCGAGATCGCCGACATCGACAAGCGCGGCAAGATCTCCCTCGTCCTGGTCGAGGAAGACGGCCCCGCCCCAGCCGACGCCCCGGCCGAGGCCGGGGCTCCTCAGGAGGCCGCGCCAGCCGATGCCGCGAGCTGA
- a CDS encoding M16 family metallopeptidase has protein sequence MPRADQGRPAADAALRRGKHTATAESDRQSALRRSTLPGGLRVVTEYLPSVRSASVGVWVGVGSRDEGATVAGAAHFLEHLLFKSTPTRSAVDIAQAMDAVGGELNAFTAKEHTCYYAHVLDSDLELAVDLVADVVLNGRCATEDVELERDVVLEEIAMRDDDPEDALGDMFLGAMFGDHPVGRPVIGTAQSVSSMTRTQLHSFHVRRYTPERMVVAVAGNVDHGEVVALVREHFGPHLVRGRRPIAPRKGAGRVTGRPGLTLGNRDAEQTHVSLGVRTPGRSWRHRWALSVLHSALGGGLSSRLFQEVRELRGLAYSVYSTVDIFADSGALSVYAACQPERFAEVMQVTNEVLESVARDGITEAECRIAKGSLRGGLVLGLEDSSSRMSRLGRNELNYGEHRSIEQTLRKIDQVTVDEVNAVARRLLTQPYGAAVLGPYASKRSLPQQLRAMVN, from the coding sequence ATGCCGCGAGCTGACCAGGGAAGGCCAGCGGCTGACGCTGCGTTGCGGCGGGGCAAGCACACTGCCACGGCGGAATCGGACCGCCAATCCGCGCTGCGGCGCAGCACGCTTCCGGGCGGCCTGCGGGTCGTCACCGAGTACCTGCCGTCGGTGCGTTCGGCGTCCGTCGGGGTCTGGGTCGGCGTCGGATCGCGCGACGAGGGTGCCACCGTGGCCGGCGCGGCGCACTTCCTCGAGCATCTGCTGTTCAAGTCGACGCCCACCCGCAGCGCCGTGGACATCGCGCAGGCGATGGACGCCGTCGGCGGGGAGCTGAACGCCTTCACCGCCAAGGAGCACACCTGCTACTACGCGCACGTCCTGGACAGCGACCTGGAGCTGGCCGTCGACCTGGTGGCCGACGTCGTGCTCAACGGTCGCTGCGCCACCGAGGACGTCGAGCTGGAACGCGACGTGGTGCTCGAAGAGATCGCGATGCGGGACGACGATCCCGAGGACGCCCTCGGGGACATGTTCCTGGGCGCGATGTTCGGTGACCACCCGGTGGGACGGCCGGTGATCGGCACCGCCCAGTCGGTGTCATCGATGACCCGGACCCAGCTGCACTCGTTTCACGTGCGGCGCTACACGCCGGAACGCATGGTGGTCGCGGTGGCCGGCAACGTCGACCACGGCGAGGTCGTCGCGCTGGTGCGCGAGCACTTCGGGCCGCACCTGGTCCGCGGGCGGCGGCCCATCGCCCCGCGCAAGGGAGCCGGGCGGGTCACGGGACGGCCCGGCTTGACGCTGGGCAATCGGGACGCCGAGCAGACCCACGTCTCCCTGGGCGTGCGCACCCCCGGGCGTAGCTGGCGGCACCGCTGGGCGCTGTCGGTGTTGCACAGCGCGCTGGGCGGCGGCCTGAGTTCCCGGCTGTTCCAAGAGGTTCGCGAACTGCGCGGGCTGGCCTACTCGGTCTACTCGACGGTGGACATCTTTGCCGACAGCGGCGCGCTGTCCGTCTACGCCGCCTGTCAGCCCGAGCGGTTCGCCGAGGTGATGCAGGTGACCAACGAGGTCCTCGAGTCGGTGGCTCGCGACGGCATCACCGAGGCGGAGTGCCGCATCGCCAAGGGGTCGTTGCGCGGCGGCCTGGTCCTCGGCCTGGAGGACTCCAGCTCCCGGATGAGTCGTCTGGGCCGCAACGAGCTGAACTACGGCGAACACCGCAGCATCGAGCAGACGCTGCGGAAGATCGACCAAGTGACTGTCGATGAGGTCAACGCGGTTGCCCGCCGGCTGCTGACCCAGCCCTACGGCGCCGCCGTCCTGGGGCCGTATGCCTCCAAACGGTCACTGCCCCAACAACTTCGGGCGATGGTAAATTAG
- a CDS encoding nitronate monooxygenase — translation MVLGFWDIMVPIVGAPMAGGPGTPELAAAVSNAGGLGFVPGGHRSAERFAEDIAAARAATNGPLGVNLFVPQPSVADWMALDYYAEELEEIADYYQVEVGHPQYGDDDDWERKLEVVADVRPELVSFTFGVPPPDVIRRLGALGLLVMVTVTSAYEAGVAVAAGADSLIVQGPEAGGHRGTFAPDMEPGSESLHHLIDRIRHAHDVPVVAAGGLGNARDVAAVLHRGAVAAQVGTALLLSDEAGTSTAHRTALKNPVFGTTVVTRAFSGRYARGLENNFTRLLDNVAPLGYPEVNQMTSPIREAAAAMEDPNGIPLWAGTSFKEAQPGPVADIIASLVEAD, via the coding sequence GTGGTACTGGGCTTTTGGGACATCATGGTGCCCATCGTGGGTGCGCCGATGGCCGGCGGACCGGGCACGCCCGAACTGGCCGCGGCGGTGTCCAACGCGGGTGGGCTCGGCTTCGTCCCGGGCGGGCACCGAAGCGCGGAGCGGTTCGCCGAGGACATCGCCGCCGCGCGCGCGGCCACCAACGGCCCGCTGGGTGTCAACCTGTTCGTCCCCCAGCCCAGCGTGGCCGACTGGATGGCGCTGGACTACTACGCCGAGGAACTCGAAGAGATCGCCGACTACTACCAGGTCGAGGTCGGCCACCCGCAATATGGCGACGACGACGACTGGGAGCGCAAGCTCGAAGTGGTGGCCGACGTGCGGCCCGAGCTGGTCTCGTTCACCTTCGGCGTCCCGCCGCCCGACGTCATCCGGCGGCTGGGGGCACTGGGCCTGCTGGTGATGGTCACGGTGACGTCGGCGTACGAGGCCGGCGTGGCCGTCGCGGCCGGCGCGGACAGCCTGATCGTCCAGGGCCCGGAGGCGGGCGGGCACCGGGGCACCTTCGCGCCCGACATGGAGCCCGGCAGCGAGTCGCTGCACCACCTGATCGATCGGATCCGCCATGCGCATGACGTCCCGGTCGTCGCGGCCGGCGGACTGGGCAACGCGCGCGACGTCGCCGCCGTGCTGCACCGGGGCGCGGTGGCCGCGCAGGTCGGCACCGCGCTGCTGCTCAGCGACGAAGCCGGCACCAGCACCGCGCACCGCACCGCCCTGAAGAACCCGGTCTTCGGCACCACCGTCGTCACCCGCGCCTTCTCGGGTCGCTACGCGCGCGGCCTGGAGAACAACTTCACCCGCCTGCTCGACAACGTGGCACCGTTGGGCTACCCCGAGGTCAACCAGATGACCTCCCCGATCCGGGAGGCGGCAGCCGCCATGGAGGACCCGAACGGGATACCGCTGTGGGCCGGAACGTCGTTCAAGGAGGCCCAACCCGGGCCGGTGGCCGACATCATCGCCAGTCTGGTCGAGGCCGACTAG